Proteins encoded together in one Lathyrus oleraceus cultivar Zhongwan6 chromosome 5, CAAS_Psat_ZW6_1.0, whole genome shotgun sequence window:
- the LOC127086734 gene encoding 2-alkenal reductase (NADP(+)-dependent) translates to MGDVVESKEWYLAAYCPKGVPTSDHLKLRTISLSLAFDSIPDNHLAVETLLLSVDPYLRGTITGTIEGLYMPQFQPNQVLSIFSVVRVIRSKDSKYIEGDLVLNGFGLVAEYSIVPSSHIIRKIDPSNGISLSDYLGSLGVPGFAAWIGIEVLGDPKAGSNVFISAASGAVGMNAGQLAKIRGCRVIGSTGSDDKVKLIKEEFGYDEGFNYNKETNYDAALNKYFPDGIDVYLDNVGGKMLEAVLNHVNKNARIPLCGMISQYNKVWTEREGVRNLLNMVGKEVRMEGFMLGSYWHRFGDFAKDMERYIQEGKVKSKSKINIGIESFLESFNSLFSSSKIGKVVVQVKAY, encoded by the exons ATGGGAGATGTTGTTGAAAGCAAAGAATGGTACCTAGCTGCATATTGTCCTAAAGGTGTTCCAACTTCAGATCATCTTAAACTCCGCACCATCTCTCTTTCTCTTGCATTTGATTCAATCCCTGATAACCATCTCGCTGTTGAAACTCTCCTTCTCTCCGTTGATCCATATCTTCGCGGAACAATCACTGGCACCATTGAAGGCCTTTATATGCCCCAATTTCAACCTAATCAG GTTCTATCAATATTTTCAGTAGTAAGGGTAATTCGATCAAAGGATAGTAAATACATTGAGGGAGATCTTGTTTTGAATGGATTTGGTCTGGTTGCTGAGTATAGTATTGTACCATCTTCTCATATAATTAGAAAAATTGATCCTTCTAATGGGATTTCATTGTCGGATTATCTTGGCTCATTAG GAGTACCAGGTTTTGCAGCATGGATTGGAATAGAGGTGCTTGGAGATCCAAAGGCAGGATCAAATGTGTTCATATCTGCTGCTTCAGGGGCTGTTGGTATGAATGCTGGACAACTTGCTAAGATTAGAGGATGTAGAGTCATTGGAAGCACTGGCTCTGATGATAAG GTAAAACTCATCAAAGAAGAATTTGGATACGACGAGGGATTCAACTACAATAAAGAGACAAATTATGATGCCGCTTTAAACAA GTATTTCCCTGATGGTATTGATGTCTACCTTGATAATGTTGGGGGTAAAATGCTTGAAGCTGTACTTAACCATGTCAACAAGAATGCTAGAATACCACTTTGTGGGATGATATCTCAATATAATAAA GTTTGGACTGAAAGAGAAGGGGTCAGGAATCTTCTGAATATGGTGGGAAAGGAGGTGAGGATGGAAGGTTTTATGCTAGGGTCATATTGGCATCGTTTTGGAGATTTTGCTAAAGATATGGAAAGATACATACAAGAAGGCAAAGTTAAGTCCAAGAGTAAAATCAATATTGGAATTGAAAGCTTTTTGGAGAGTTTCAATTCCTTATTCTCAAGCTCTAAAATTGGAAAAGTTGTTGTTCAAGTCAAGGCATACTGA